In the genome of Laspinema palackyanum D2c, one region contains:
- a CDS encoding acyl-CoA desaturase, which produces MQLESMPNSPENQSKLNWVITAFFIAIHCLALFAPWCFSWSALGVMLLLHWFLGSIGICLGYHRLLSHRSFQVPKWLEYTIALVGASALQGGPIFWTAGHRLHHAYTEDEIKDPYSARKGFWWSHLLWMIYPRPEFFNKELYNRFAPDLARDPFYRWLDRYSLLLQIPLVVVLYLLGGWPFIVYGVFVRIVLLWHSTWLINSVTHLWGYKTFPTEDNSRNLWWAAIFTYGEGWHNNHHAYPNVAKAGWRWWELDMTWWAIWLLKTVGLAKKVVMPPTTKAL; this is translated from the coding sequence ATGCAGTTAGAATCGATGCCAAATTCACCGGAAAATCAATCCAAGTTAAATTGGGTGATTACCGCATTTTTTATTGCCATTCATTGCCTTGCTTTATTTGCACCCTGGTGCTTTTCCTGGTCCGCATTAGGGGTAATGTTATTACTCCACTGGTTTTTAGGAAGTATTGGCATTTGTTTGGGCTATCATCGCCTTTTGAGCCATCGGAGTTTTCAAGTTCCGAAATGGCTAGAATATACGATCGCCCTCGTCGGTGCATCGGCACTCCAAGGCGGACCCATTTTCTGGACTGCCGGACATCGGCTACATCATGCCTATACTGAAGATGAAATCAAAGACCCCTATTCGGCGCGTAAGGGCTTTTGGTGGAGTCATCTCCTCTGGATGATTTATCCGCGTCCCGAATTTTTCAACAAAGAATTGTATAACCGATTCGCTCCAGATTTAGCTCGTGATCCCTTCTACCGTTGGCTTGATCGCTACTCTCTCTTGCTGCAAATCCCGTTAGTGGTTGTCCTGTATCTCTTAGGCGGTTGGCCCTTTATCGTCTATGGCGTGTTTGTGCGAATTGTGCTGCTATGGCACAGCACTTGGCTGATTAACTCGGTTACCCATCTGTGGGGATATAAAACCTTTCCCACAGAGGATAATTCCCGGAATCTCTGGTGGGCGGCCATTTTCACTTATGGCGAAGGATGGCATAATAATCATCATGCTTATCCCAATGTTGCCAAAGCCGGTTGGCGCTGGTGGGAATTGGATATGACTTGGTGGGCGATTTGGCTTTTAAAAACCGTTGGGTTAGCCAAAAAAGTAGTGATGCCGCCGACAACTAAAGCTCTCTAG
- the cobJ gene encoding precorrin-3B C(17)-methyltransferase: MNAPAIVILGEASLPVARQIQTAIPEAMIYGLATRTQSVDHPYDNFGETVRELFQTGTPILGVCAAGILIRTIAPLLSNKWQEPPVVAIAEDGSAVVPLLGGLQGVNHLARQIAKVLQVAPAITTTGELRFQTTLLSPPPGYELVNPDDAKTFIANLLGGARVQLIGEAPWIAQSRLPIVPESEAGDNTLRIEILSPNREGVMSSPGPDCLVYRFNPTHPTSPGKLAIIGTGPGSSAWMSPEVKEMLQAATDWVGYKTYLDLVELWRKPSTIRHESDNRVELDRARAALDLAATGRTVAVISSGDPGIYGMAAAVFEVLEQSPQPGWESIEIQVYPGISAMQAAAAQVGAPLGHDFCVISLSDILKSWEAIASRIAAAAQADFAVAFYNPVSKQRTWQLEKAKEMLLQWRSAQTPVILARNLGRPGQTVTVKSLGELASSDADMRTLVLIGSSKTRILQQRSGKQWVYTPRHYGNSQT, encoded by the coding sequence ATAAATGCTCCGGCGATTGTCATTTTGGGAGAGGCGAGTCTTCCCGTTGCTCGTCAGATTCAAACTGCTATTCCAGAAGCGATGATTTATGGATTAGCAACTCGCACCCAATCGGTGGATCACCCTTACGACAACTTTGGGGAAACGGTGCGGGAATTGTTTCAAACGGGTACTCCCATCCTGGGGGTTTGTGCTGCCGGGATTTTGATTCGCACGATCGCCCCGCTCCTAAGCAATAAGTGGCAGGAACCTCCGGTGGTGGCGATCGCCGAGGATGGCAGTGCCGTTGTCCCGCTTTTGGGCGGATTGCAGGGGGTGAATCATCTCGCAAGGCAAATTGCTAAGGTTTTGCAAGTAGCGCCAGCGATTACCACCACCGGCGAACTGCGCTTTCAAACCACCCTCTTGTCACCCCCGCCTGGATACGAGTTGGTCAATCCCGATGATGCCAAAACTTTTATTGCCAATTTACTGGGGGGAGCCCGGGTTCAACTGATTGGGGAAGCGCCCTGGATTGCCCAGAGTCGTTTGCCGATTGTCCCAGAATCCGAGGCGGGGGACAATACCCTGAGAATTGAGATTCTGTCTCCGAATCGGGAGGGGGTGATGTCCTCTCCGGGTCCCGATTGTTTGGTCTATCGGTTCAATCCCACCCACCCCACCTCCCCCGGAAAGCTGGCAATTATTGGCACGGGTCCGGGTTCAAGCGCTTGGATGTCCCCGGAAGTGAAGGAGATGCTGCAAGCGGCGACGGATTGGGTGGGGTATAAAACCTATCTGGATCTGGTGGAACTGTGGCGAAAACCCTCCACTATCCGCCATGAATCGGATAACCGGGTGGAACTCGATCGCGCTCGTGCGGCCTTGGATTTAGCCGCTACAGGACGAACGGTGGCGGTGATTTCATCAGGGGATCCGGGGATTTATGGGATGGCGGCGGCGGTTTTTGAGGTGCTAGAGCAATCTCCTCAACCGGGGTGGGAGTCGATTGAGATTCAGGTTTATCCGGGAATTTCCGCCATGCAAGCGGCGGCGGCCCAGGTGGGTGCCCCCCTCGGCCATGATTTTTGTGTGATTTCCCTCTCGGATATTCTCAAATCTTGGGAAGCGATCGCCTCACGGATTGCAGCAGCAGCTCAGGCAGATTTTGCAGTCGCCTTCTATAATCCCGTCTCGAAACAGCGCACTTGGCAACTGGAAAAGGCGAAAGAGATGTTGTTGCAGTGGCGATCGGCCCAGACTCCGGTAATTTTAGCCCGAAATTTAGGCAGACCCGGACAAACGGTGACGGTTAAATCCCTCGGAGAATTAGCGAGTAGCGATGCGGATATGCGAACGTTAGTGTTGATTGGCTCTAGTAAAACTCGCATCCTACAGCAGCGATCGGGCAAACAATGGGTGTACACGCCGCGACATTATGGAAATTCCCAAACATAA
- a CDS encoding precorrin-2 C(20)-methyltransferase, with the protein MNTGKLYGLGIGPGDPELLTLKAHRILTTVPVIAYPTLENGKVLARAIVADFIRPDQIEIPMPLPFSVERSSQPHYDRAAETIAEYLAAGQDVAVLCEGEPMLYGSFMYLFQRLAPRFPTEVVPGISSTMASAAMLGAPITFRNDVLSIMPATLDAETLRDRLAVADAAVIIKLGRHFAKVRTILDELGLLDRALYIERATQPNQRIVPITELDPAEVPYWALILIPSQTQPQ; encoded by the coding sequence TTGAATACAGGTAAACTCTACGGTTTGGGCATTGGTCCAGGGGACCCGGAACTCCTCACTCTCAAAGCCCACCGCATCTTGACGACGGTGCCGGTGATTGCCTATCCTACCCTGGAGAATGGCAAAGTATTGGCCCGGGCGATCGTGGCGGACTTTATCCGTCCTGACCAGATTGAAATTCCCATGCCTCTGCCCTTTAGTGTGGAGCGATCGTCTCAACCTCATTACGATCGCGCGGCTGAAACAATTGCCGAATACCTCGCGGCAGGGCAAGATGTGGCGGTGCTCTGTGAAGGAGAACCGATGTTATATGGCTCATTTATGTACCTGTTTCAACGGTTAGCACCGCGCTTTCCCACGGAAGTGGTGCCGGGTATTTCTTCGACGATGGCGAGTGCGGCAATGTTGGGTGCGCCGATTACCTTCCGCAATGATGTCTTGAGCATTATGCCAGCAACGCTGGATGCCGAGACTTTGCGCGATCGCCTCGCCGTGGCAGATGCAGCAGTCATCATCAAACTGGGGAGACACTTTGCCAAAGTTCGCACCATCCTCGATGAATTAGGATTACTCGATCGCGCCCTTTACATCGAACGGGCGACTCAACCCAATCAGCGAATTGTCCCGATTACGGAACTCGATCCTGCCGAGGTGCCTTACTGGGCACTGATTCTCATTCCTAGCCAAACTCAACCCCAGTAG
- a CDS encoding precorrin-8X methylmutase: MMDYIRNGEDIYRQSFAIIRAEADLEQLPDDLAHVAVRLIHACGMTDIVEDLQASENAVRVGREALRAGAPILCDSQMVANGITRKRLPANNPVICTLNESEVPEIARRIENTRSAAAIELWIPHLENAVVAIGNAPTALFYLLEGLDRGFPKPALILGFPVGFVGAAESKAELAANSRGVPFMTLQGRRGGSAIAAAAVNALAKENEL; the protein is encoded by the coding sequence ATGATGGATTATATTCGCAATGGGGAGGACATCTACCGTCAATCTTTTGCCATCATTCGTGCCGAGGCTGATTTAGAACAATTGCCCGATGATTTGGCTCATGTGGCGGTGCGGTTAATCCATGCCTGCGGGATGACGGATATTGTGGAGGATTTGCAGGCATCAGAAAATGCGGTTCGGGTGGGACGAGAGGCGTTGCGGGCGGGTGCGCCGATTTTATGCGATTCGCAAATGGTGGCGAATGGGATTACCCGCAAACGATTACCCGCAAACAATCCGGTGATTTGTACCCTGAATGAGTCTGAAGTGCCAGAGATTGCCAGACGGATCGAGAATACGCGATCGGCGGCGGCGATCGAACTGTGGATCCCGCATCTGGAAAATGCCGTAGTAGCGATCGGGAATGCCCCCACTGCCCTGTTTTATCTCTTGGAAGGATTGGATCGGGGATTTCCTAAACCGGCCTTGATTCTAGGGTTTCCCGTGGGATTTGTGGGTGCTGCTGAATCGAAGGCGGAACTGGCGGCCAATAGTCGCGGCGTCCCCTTTATGACGCTTCAAGGTCGGCGGGGGGGGAGTGCGATCGCAGCGGCGGCAGTGAATGCGTTAGCAAAGGAGAATGAACTTTGA